The following are from one region of the Gossypium hirsutum isolate 1008001.06 chromosome D03, Gossypium_hirsutum_v2.1, whole genome shotgun sequence genome:
- the LOC121202942 gene encoding scarecrow-like protein 28, with product MLAGCSSSTLLSPRHRLRSETSAVQFQACHFQTSMSTQRLDLPCNFSHKETSKSQTIRPAVESKAKTSSCSIKQNIRLPPLTTTSAQNPFEGRIEIKGKSLKRYAEQGLVDDETVINMAKRKKGSSDDEKPGDDHGGLSLGQLGAGNFWFQPSLSGDEERGTPPLPLSNNPWIDSVITELTDVGEKDVETIHRPGKEASGSGSTSTPSESHSLGPPLNVQAQEHERGNGSGNPYPHEGARLGANEEEINHREHEGFELIRLLAACVEAIGSKNIAAINHFISKLGELASPKGTVISRLTAYYTEALALRVTRVWPHIFHITTPRELDRLDDDNGTALRLLNQVTPILKFVHFTSNEILLRAFEGKDRVHIVDFDIKQGLQWPSLFQSLASRTNPPSHVRVTGIGESKQELNETGDRLAGFAEALNLPFEFHPVVDRLEDVRLWMLHAKENESIAVNCVFQLHKTLYDGNGGVLRDFLGLIRSINPIAVIIAEQETENNILNLEARVANSLRYYSAIFDSIDFTLPLESPVRIKIEEMFAREIRNLIACEGSDRFERHTSFEKWRKLMEQGGFKCMGITDRELVQSQMLLKMYTSENYSVKKQGPDGDDGALTLSWLDEPLYTVSAWTPIDVAGSSSSFSQPS from the coding sequence ATGTTGGCAGGGTGTTCTAGTTCTACATTGTTGTCACCAAGGCATAGATTGAGGAGTGAAACATCAGCAGTACAGTTCCAAGCTTGTCATTTCCAGACCTCAATGAGCACACAAAGATTGGACTTGCCATGTAATTTTTCTCATAAGGAAACATCGAAATCACAGACCATTAGACCAGCAGTTGAATCCAAGGCCAAGACCAGCAGTTGTTCTATCAAGCAGAACATCAGGCTGCCACCATTGACGACGACTAGCGCACAAAATCCATTCGAAGGGAGGATAGAGATCAAAGGTAAAAGTTTGAAGAGGTATGCTGAACAGGGTCTAGTTGATGATGAGACGGTCATTAATATGGCAAAGAGGAAAAAGGGTAGCAGTGATGATGAGAAACCAGGTGATGATCATGGAGGTTTGAGTTTAGGCCAACTAGGTGCTGGGAATTTTTGGTTTCAACCAAGTTTATCAGGGGATGAAGAAAGGGGGACACCCCCTTTGCCATTGTCTAACAATCCTTGGATCGATTCAGTAATAACTGAACTCACTGATGTTGGAGAAAAGGATGTTGAGACGATCCACAGGCCGGGAAAGGAAGCTTCAGGTTCGGGATCAACGAGTACTCCTTCGGAGAGTCATAGTTTGGGACCTCCACTGAATGTGCAAGCCCAGGAACATGAGAGGGGTAATGGTTCTGGAAATCCCTACCCGCATGAAGGTGCTCGTTTGGGGGCTAATGAGGAAGAGATCAACCATAGGGAGCACGAGGGATTCGAGCTCATCCGCCTACTTGCAGCTTGTGTTGAAGCCATTGGCTCAAAGAACATTGCTGCCATCAATCATTTCATATCAAAGTTGGGGGAACTTGCTTCTCCAAAAGGAACTGTTATAAGCCGTCTAACTGCTTACTATACCGAAGCTTTGGCTCTTAGAGTCACAAGGGTTTGGCCTCATATTTTTCATATCACAACTCCTCGAGAGCTCGACCGGTTGGATGATGACAATGGTACTGCATTGAGGCTATTGAATCAGGTAACCCCGATTCTGAAATTTGTTCATTTCACATCGAATGAGATATTGTTGAGGGCCTTTGAGGGGAAGGACAGGGTTCACATTGTAGACTTTGACATCAAGCAAGGGCTTCAATGGCCTAGTTTGTTCCAAAGTTTAGCTTCTAGGACTAATCCACCGAGCCACGTTAGAGTTACCGGAATCGGTGAATCAAAGCAAGAACTGAACGAAACAGGAGACAGGCTAGCAGGATTTGCGGAGGCATTGAATTTACCGTTCGAGTTCCATCCAGTCGTAGACAGGTTAGAAGAcgtaaggttgtggatgcttcaTGCAAAGGAAAACGAAAGCATAGCCGTGAATTGTGTGTTTCAACTTCACAAGACACTTTACGATGGAAACGGAGGAGTACTTCGGGACTTTTTAGGACTCATTCGTAGCATAAACCCCATAGCAGTCATCATCGCAGAGCAAGAAACAGAGAACAACATCCTCAACTTAGAAGCAAGAGTTGCCAATTCATTAAGATACTACTCAGCTATATTTGACTCAATTGATTTCACCCTTCCCTTAGAGAGTCCAGTTAGGATCAAAATAGAAGAGATGTTTGCAAGGGAAATCAGGAACTTAATTGCTTGTGAAGGAAGCGACCGGTTTGAAAGGCACACGAGTTTTGAGAAATGGAGGAAGTTGATGGAGCAAGGAGGGTTCAAATGCATGGGGATTACTGACAGGGAACTGGTCCAAAGCCAAATGCTGTTAAAGATGTACACTAGTGAGAACTACAGTGTGAAGAAACAAGGACCAGATGGTGATGATGGGGCACTTACTCTAAGTTGGCTAGATGAACCACTTTACACAGTCTCAGCATGGACCCCCATTGATGTTGCAGGCAGTTCATCCTCATTTTCTCAgccaagttaa
- the LOC107929212 gene encoding putative disease resistance protein RGA3, with product MAQSFAFGIAGKLLEKLGNVAYEGICSAWGVRKEFEKLKDTLVAIRTVVLDAEQQQARTQELSLWLQRFKDACYDVEDLIDEFEIQALRRQVLERGSTERKVRHFFSGSNPLAFRFRMGYKIKKANEMLNEIAANKAKFHLTEKHETNVIHRERETYSFVKTSSVIGRDEDKQHLQNFLINPTDGEDIPVLPLVGIGGIGKTTLAQLVFNEESVKSHFDLRTWVCVTEDFDIKQLMIKIIKSATSMKCKDMNKEELHKVLQDCLNGKRFFMVLDDVWNEDKKKWSELKDLLCGGAQGSRIIVTTRSRKVATITGTISLYDLEQLSYDNCLSLFLKLAFKEGEEKQHDNLVRIGKGIVQKCKGVALAVKTLGSLLCSTRVQHDWELVRDSELWELKQEENDILPALKLSYDHLPWYLKQCFAFCSVFPKDLKFGYIFLISLWKANGFLQSPYENEEPEDIGYRYIRELLSRSFFQQVEDGAFLSILEMHDLVHDLALSVAQNEVNSCNHYSTGKVRHLWFDLSKKDASQLPNSLGCLQSLFLFDREGKGDSESLVAEVISRSKHLRVLDLANCSLEQLPNNIRYLKQLRLLNLASNENIKGLPNSICNLQSLQTLILGGCRGIEELPKDIRYLISLRELRVTTKQTRLQENGISCLTCLRWLIFFECENLEKLFEDIQNLTALRELHIYECPNLVSLPQGLKYLRTLESLEILNCGKLDLTMEELELEREEDGSLRKLLIGGVPKLESLPQWILLGSIKTLQDLNIRDLKNLSTLPTWFQHLTSLQSLEISNCPRLSSLPEGMQHLTALKRLEIRWCPKLNKRCIKETGEDWPKIAHVPDFYCDDLETTTNEE from the coding sequence ATGGCTCAATCCTTTGCATTCGGGATTGCCGGAAAATTATTGGAGAAACTAGGCAATGTTGCCTACGAAGGAATTTGCTCCGCATGGGGTGTTCGAAAGGAGTTCGAAAAGCTTAAAGACACGCTAGTTGCTATCAGAACTGTGGTCCTGGATGCTGAACAACAACAGGCTCGTACCCAGGAGCTGAGTCTTTGGCTACAAAGGTTCAAAGATGCTTGCTACGACGTGGAAGATTTGATAGACGAGTTCGAGATCCAAGCATTGAGGAGGCAAGTCCTGGAACGGGGAAGCACTGAAAGGAAGGTACGCCATTTCTTTTCTGGTTCAAACCCTTTGGCATTTCGCTTTAGGATGGGCTATAAGATCAAAAAGGCAAACGAGATGTTGAATGAGATTGCAGCTAACAAGGCCAAGTTTCATCTCACTGAAAAACATGAGACTAATGTCATACATCGTGAGAGGGAAACCTACTCCTTTGTTAAGACATCTAGTGTCATCGGTCGAGATGAAGATAAACAACACCTACAAAACTTCTTAATAAATCCAACTGATGGGGAAGATATCCCTGTCCTTCCCTTAGTTGGGATCGGAGGTATCGGGAAAACTACCCTTGCCCAATTGGTGTTTAATGAGGAGAGTGTGAAGTCGCATTTTGATTTGAGAACTTGGGTGTGTGTTACAGAGGATTTTGACATCAAACAACTGatgataaaaatcattaaatctgCCACTAGTATGAAATGCAAGGACATGAATAAGGAGGAATTACATAAAGTGTTACAAGATTGTTTGAATGGTAAAAGATTTTTTATGGTACTAGATGATGTCTGGAACGAGGACAAGAAGAAATGGAGTGAGCTGAAAGATTTGTTGTGTGGGGGAGCCCAAGGGAGTAGAATCATTGTCACAACCCGTAGCCGCAAAGTGGCTACAATCACAGGCACAATCTCTCTGTATGATTTAGAGCAGCTTTCTTATGACAATTGTCTATCATTGTTTCTTAAACTTGCCTTTAAAGAAGGTGAAGAGAAACAACATGACAATCTTGTAAGAATCGGGAAAGGAATTGTTCAAAAATGCAAAGGGGTTGCTTTGGCCGTGAAGACTTTAGGCAGCCTACTCTGTTCAACTAGGGTACAACATGATTGGGAACTTGTGAGAGATAGTGAGCTATGGGAGTTGAAACAGGAGGAAAATGACATATTGCCTGCCCTAAAACTAAGTTATGATCATTTGCCCTGGTATTTAAAGCAATGTTTTGCCTTTTGTTCTGTTTTTCCAAAAGATTTGAAATTCGGTTATATCTTTTTGATCTCATTGTGGAAGGCAAATGGCTTTTTGCAATCACCATACGAAAATGAAGAGCCAGAAGATATTGGGTATCGGTACATACGAGAGTTACTATCAAGATCTTTCTTCCAACAAGTTGAAGACGGGGCTTTTCTTTCCATCTTGGAAATGCATGATTTAGTACATGATCTTGCATTATCAGTGGCGCAGAATGAGGTGAATTCATGTAACCATTATTCGACTGGGAAAGTTCGACATTTATGGTTTGATCTATCAAAGAAAGATGCTTCCCAGTTACCAAATAGCTTGGGTTGTCTGCAATCACTTTTCTTATTTGATCGAGAAGGCAAGGGTGATAGCGAATCTCTTGTTGCAGAAGTCATCTCAAGGTCTAAACATTTGAGGGTGTTAGATTTGGCTAACTGCAGTTTAGAGCAATTGCCAAACAACATACGTTATTTAAAGCAGTTGAGATTGTTGAACCTAGCCagtaatgaaaatataaaaggaCTTCCAAATTCCATTTGTAATTTGCAGAGTTTGCAAACACTTATCCTTGGTGGATGTAGGGGAATTGAAGAGTTACCAAAAGACATAAGGTACCTGATTAGCCTTAGAGAATTAAGGGTAACAACAAAACAGACGCGTTTGCAAGAGAATGGAATATCGTGCCTCACTTGTCTTCGATGGTTGATCTTTTTTGAAtgtgaaaatttagaaaaattgtttGAAGACATTCAAAACCTAACAGCTCTCCGAGAATTGCACATATATGAATGCCCCAACCTGGTTTCATTGCCACAAGGTTTAAAATACCTACGTACATTAGaaagtttggaaattttaaattgTGGAAAGCTTGATCTCACTATGGAGGAGTTGGAACTTGAGAGGGAAGAAGATGGTAGCCTTCGAAAATTGTTGATCGGAGGAGTGCCAAAGCTGGAGTCACTACCCCAATGGATTCTTCTAGGATCCATCAAAACTTTGCAGGATTTGAACATCCGCGACTTGAAGAATCTCTCGACGTTACCAACATGGTTCCAACATCTCACATCGCTTCAAAGTCTTGAAATTTCAAATTGCCCAAGGTTGTCGTCTCTACCAGAAGGGATGCAACACCTCACTGCACTCAAAAGATTAGAGATTAGATGGTGtccaaaattaaacaaaagatGCATTAAAGAAACCGGTGAAGACTGGCCTAAGATTGCTCATGTCCCTGACTTTTATTGTGATGACTTGGAGACAACAACAAATGAGGAATag